In one Deltaproteobacteria bacterium genomic region, the following are encoded:
- a CDS encoding heterodisulfide reductase-related iron-sulfur binding cluster, producing the protein MKTIGREILWNLPHTAAIIMYALFGVVMLVIAWGVYRRVEAYRLGRTERENRFDDLRGRLRDTVRLALGQQRVLDRKFGGLVHLCVFSAFIVLFIVTCLVAVEYDLGLRILDGNFYIVFKLFAETFGAVLLIGIAGALVRRIVFRPPGLTKENDDTLQLLLIGAIGVTGFLIETARIAATHPAIAPISFISNSLAPALFGGMPVSEILSAHKALWWTHLLIAFGFLASLPFTKMIHMGTGTASIFLRTSRPKGALQPIPNIEEEENPGVAAVTDFSWKQLLSADGCTKCGRCQDECPAFAAEMPLSPRDVVLKTKDQMGLDLYGSLVPSTTNVDKATGKRVVPDFVREVLTPGEIWACTTCRACMQACPVMIEHIDMIVDVRRGYVAASKVPDTVKTALRKMGDTGNPWGLPQDDRIAWAEGLDVPFAAEKKEFEYLYWVGCAGAYDPRNQKVTRAIVSLLNRAGVSYATLGLEEMCCGESARRMGEEGLFQLGMVEMVKEVFANHKVKKVITQCPHCFNTFRNEYPQFGVNVEVVHHSVLLRDLIAQGKLSPRKANNVALAFHDSCYLGRHNDIYDAPRETLAAIPGIVINEMEKNREEGFCCGAGGGGMWMESPGKRINHLRFGQAMATGANAVASACPYCLIMFDDAIKYNNLDDSVQAKDIAELLAESL; encoded by the coding sequence ATGAAGACGATCGGACGCGAGATCCTTTGGAACCTGCCGCACACGGCGGCCATCATCATGTACGCCCTGTTCGGCGTGGTCATGCTCGTGATCGCCTGGGGGGTGTACCGGCGGGTGGAAGCGTACCGCCTCGGGCGGACGGAGCGGGAGAACCGGTTCGACGATCTCCGGGGCCGCCTGAGGGATACCGTGCGCCTCGCCCTCGGGCAACAGCGGGTGCTGGACCGGAAGTTCGGCGGGCTCGTCCACCTGTGCGTCTTCTCCGCCTTCATCGTCCTCTTCATCGTCACCTGCCTGGTGGCCGTGGAGTACGACCTCGGGCTCCGGATCCTCGACGGGAACTTCTACATCGTCTTCAAGCTCTTCGCGGAGACGTTCGGCGCGGTGCTGCTCATTGGCATCGCGGGGGCCCTTGTCCGCCGGATCGTCTTTCGGCCGCCGGGGCTCACGAAAGAGAACGACGACACGCTGCAGCTTCTGCTCATCGGCGCCATCGGCGTCACGGGGTTCCTGATCGAGACGGCCCGCATCGCGGCGACCCATCCGGCGATCGCCCCGATCTCCTTTATCAGCAACTCCCTCGCGCCGGCCCTCTTCGGGGGAATGCCGGTTTCGGAGATCCTGTCCGCGCACAAGGCGCTCTGGTGGACCCACCTGCTGATCGCCTTCGGGTTCCTCGCCTCCCTCCCCTTCACGAAGATGATCCACATGGGGACGGGAACGGCGAGCATCTTCCTGCGGACCTCCCGCCCGAAGGGGGCGCTTCAGCCGATCCCGAACATTGAGGAGGAAGAGAATCCCGGCGTCGCCGCGGTCACCGATTTCTCCTGGAAGCAGCTCCTCTCCGCGGACGGGTGCACCAAGTGCGGCCGGTGCCAGGACGAATGCCCGGCGTTCGCGGCGGAGATGCCCCTGTCCCCCCGGGACGTGGTCCTGAAGACGAAGGACCAGATGGGACTGGATCTTTACGGGAGCCTCGTTCCGTCGACGACGAACGTGGACAAGGCCACCGGGAAGCGGGTCGTCCCCGATTTCGTCCGCGAGGTCCTCACCCCCGGAGAGATCTGGGCGTGCACCACCTGCCGCGCCTGCATGCAGGCGTGCCCCGTGATGATCGAGCACATCGACATGATCGTCGACGTCCGACGGGGGTACGTGGCCGCGTCGAAGGTCCCCGACACCGTGAAGACGGCGCTGCGGAAGATGGGCGACACCGGGAACCCGTGGGGCCTGCCCCAGGACGACCGGATCGCGTGGGCGGAGGGGCTGGACGTCCCCTTCGCCGCGGAGAAGAAGGAGTTCGAGTATCTGTACTGGGTCGGCTGCGCGGGGGCGTACGACCCTCGCAACCAGAAGGTCACCCGCGCCATCGTCTCCCTCCTCAACCGGGCCGGTGTGAGCTACGCCACTCTCGGGCTCGAGGAGATGTGCTGCGGGGAGTCCGCCCGCCGGATGGGCGAGGAGGGGCTCTTCCAGTTGGGGATGGTGGAGATGGTGAAGGAGGTGTTCGCCAACCACAAGGTGAAGAAGGTCATCACGCAGTGCCCCCACTGCTTCAACACCTTCCGGAACGAGTATCCCCAGTTCGGCGTGAACGTCGAGGTCGTCCACCACTCCGTCCTGCTCCGCGACCTGATCGCGCAGGGGAAGCTCTCCCCCCGGAAGGCGAACAACGTGGCGCTCGCCTTCCACGACTCGTGCTATCTCGGCCGGCACAACGACATCTACGACGCCCCCCGGGAGACCCTTGCCGCCATCCCCGGCATCGTGATCAACGAGATGGAGAAGAATCGAGAGGAAGGGTTCTGCTGCGGCGCCGGCGGCGGGGGGATGTGGATGGAGTCCCCGGGAAAGCGGATCAACCACCTTCGGTTCGGGCAGGCGATGGCCACGGGCGCGAACGCCGTCGCTTCGGCGTGCCCCTACTGCCTCATCATGTTCGACGACGCGATCAAGTACAACAATCTCGACGATTCGGTGCAGGCGAAGGACATCGCGGAACTGCTGGCGGAGTCGCTGTAA